Proteins encoded within one genomic window of Oryza brachyantha chromosome 7, ObraRS2, whole genome shotgun sequence:
- the LOC102702301 gene encoding metal transporter Nramp5: MEIERESGERGSISWRANVTNDQDAKKLEADDKLLMKEPAWKRFLAHVGPGFMVSLAYLDPGNLETDLQAGANHRYELLWVILIGLIFALIIQSLAANLGVVTGRHLAEICKSEYPKFVKIFLWLLAELAVIAADIPEVIGTAFAFNILFHIPVWVGVLITGSSTLLLLGLQKYGVRKLEFLISMLVFVMAACFFGELSIVKPPAKEVMKGLFVPRLTGAGATGDAIALLGALVMPHNLFLHSALVLSRKTPASVRGIKDGCRFFLYESGFALFVALLINIAVVSVSGTACYSPTISQEDAGKCADLSLDTSSFLLRNVLGKSSAIVYGVALLASGQSSTITGTYAGQYIMQGFLDIRMRKWLRNLMTRTIAIAPSLIVSIIGGSKGAGRLIIIASMILSFELPFALIPLLKFSSSSSKMGPHKNSIYIIVFSWVLGLLIIGINMYFLSTSFVGWLIHNGLPKYANVLVGAAVFPFMLVYIVAVVYLTIRKDSVVTFVADSSLAAPLDVDAEKATSISDCGGDDAGAGDDDDAPMPYREDLADIPLPR; this comes from the exons atggagattgagagagagagcggtGAGAGAGGGAGCATCAGCTGGAGAGCTAATGTGACAAATGATCAGGATGCCAAGAAGCTCGAAGCAGATGATAAGCTGCTAATGAAG GAGCCTGCATGGAAAAGGTTCCTTGCCCATGTTGGTCCAGGATTCATGGTGTCCCTGGCCTACTTGGATCCTGGCAATT TGGAAACCGATTTGCAAGCCGGCGCCAACCACAGATATGAG CTCCTCTGGGTGATTCTGATTGGCCTCATCTTCGCACTTATCATACAATCACTAGCAGCTAATCTTGGAGTGGTGACAG gGAGGCATCTGGCTGAGATCTGCAAGAGTGAGTACCCAAAGTTCGTGAAGATATTCCTGTGGCTGCTTGCAGAGCTGGCCGTCATCGCTGCAGATATCCCAGAAG TTATAGGGACGGCCTTCGCTTTCAACATCTTGTTCCATATTCCCGTGTGGGTCGGCGTCCTCATCACCGGCTCCAGCACTCTCCTGCTTCTTGGCCTCCAAAAATACGGG GTGAGGAAGCTGGAGTTTCTGATATCGATGCTGGTGTTCGTGATGGCGGCGTGTTTCTTCGGCGAGCTGAGCATCGTGAAGCCGCCGGCGAAGGAGGTGATGAAGGGGCTCTTCGTGCCCAGgctcaccggcgccggcgccaccggcgACGCCATTGCCCTCCTCGGAGCTCTCGTCATGCC GCACAACCTGTTCTTGCATTCTGCCCTGGTGCTGTCGAGGAAGACGCCGGCGTCCGTGAGAGGAATCAAG GATGGGTGCAGATTCTTCCTGTACGAGAGCGGGTTCGCGCTGTTCGTGGCGCTGCTGATCAAcatcgccgtcgtctccgtctccggcaCCGCCTGCTACTCCCCCACCATCTCCCAGGAGGACGCCGGCAAGTGCGCCGACCTCAGCCTCGACAcctcctccttccttctcCGG AACGTGCTTGGCAAGTCGAGTGCGATCGTGTACGGCGTGGCGCTGCTGGCATCCGGGCAGAGCTCCACCATTACCGGCACATACGCTGGACAGTACATCATGCAG GGTTTCTTGGACATCAGGATGAGGAAGTGGCTCCGCAACCTGATGACTCGCACCATCGCCATCGCGCCCAGCCTCATCGTCTCCATCATCGGCGGCTCCAAGGGCGCCGGCCGTCTCATTATCATCGCTTCG ATGATACTGTCCTTTGAGCTGCCCTTTGCTCTCATCCCTTTGCTCAagttcagcagcagcagcagcaagatggGGCCCCACAAGAACTCCATCTAT ATAATAGTGTTCTCGTGGGTGCTGGGGCTGCTGATCATCGGaataaacatgtattttctgAGCACGAGCTTCGTGGGGTGGCTCATCCACAACGGCCTCCCCAAGTACGCCAACgtgctcgtcggcgccgccgtcttcccctTCATGCTCGTCtacatcgtcgccgtcgtctacCTCACCATCCGCAAGGACTCCGTCGTCACCTTCGTCGCCGactcctccctcgccgcccccctcgacgtcgacgccgagAAGGCCACCTCCATCTCCGActgcggcggcgatgacgccggcgccggcgacgacgacgacgcgcccATGCCGTACCGCGAGGACCTGGCCGACATACCGCTCCCTCGGTAG